In a single window of the Acidobacteriota bacterium genome:
- a CDS encoding peptidyl-prolyl cis-trans isomerase translates to MKLFRHHFTVLTCSLVLLFGAALSTSAQETEVRVIDEVIAQVNDGVITLSRVKRELRMIVDSYVAEGKTREEAQRLVDEKQGELIANLINEELLIQRSKELGIENEIEANLNQRFLEIMKQYGLRTVEALYAEMEKSNIDPKDLRETWRKQATRDRVIQREVTMKLYWQPSAKDIRDYFEKNKSRFTKPEMVSVSELFLGYAGRNEADVKTKARQIMEQLKNGGDFDKIAKESGDPGLLTQGSGKAERLPVSELMEVVATPLKGVKIGSYTEPFEVDKMGLVILRVDGREEASSESFFDENAVRMAMMNEKAPEEQKKFMAKLREDAYIKISDTYRPTVSPILFADERKTKEGN, encoded by the coding sequence ATGAAACTTTTTAGGCATCATTTTACGGTTCTGACGTGCTCTCTGGTTCTATTGTTCGGCGCTGCCCTTTCGACATCGGCTCAGGAAACTGAGGTCCGGGTCATTGATGAGGTGATCGCGCAGGTCAACGACGGCGTAATTACCCTTTCGCGCGTCAAACGCGAACTTAGAATGATCGTTGACAGCTACGTCGCCGAGGGCAAAACACGTGAGGAAGCACAACGCTTGGTCGATGAAAAGCAGGGTGAATTGATCGCCAATCTGATAAACGAAGAACTTTTGATCCAACGCTCGAAAGAACTTGGTATCGAGAACGAGATCGAGGCAAACCTGAACCAGCGGTTTCTCGAGATCATGAAGCAATATGGCCTAAGGACCGTCGAGGCACTCTACGCGGAGATGGAAAAGAGCAATATTGATCCGAAAGACCTCCGTGAAACGTGGCGAAAGCAGGCGACCAGGGACCGCGTTATCCAGCGTGAGGTGACCATGAAACTCTACTGGCAGCCAAGCGCAAAGGATATCCGCGATTATTTCGAAAAGAACAAATCCCGCTTCACTAAGCCTGAAATGGTATCTGTCAGTGAACTGTTCCTCGGCTATGCGGGACGAAACGAAGCTGATGTCAAGACCAAGGCTCGTCAGATAATGGAGCAGTTGAAGAACGGCGGAGATTTCGACAAGATCGCAAAAGAGTCAGGCGATCCCGGCCTTTTGACGCAAGGCAGCGGAAAGGCAGAGCGTTTGCCAGTGAGCGAGTTGATGGAAGTTGTGGCAACGCCGTTAAAGGGCGTAAAGATCGGGAGCTACACTGAACCTTTCGAGGTCGATAAGATGGGGCTCGTCATTCTCCGCGTTGACGGCCGCGAGGAAGCCAGCAGCGAGTCGTTTTTCGATGAGAACGCCGTACGCATGGCGATGATGAACGAAAAGGCCCCGGAAGAGCAGAAGAAGTTCATGGCAAAACTCCGCGAAGACGCCTACATCAAGATCAGCGACACATATCGTCCTACAGTTTCGCCGATACTTTTCGCTGACGAACGAAAAACAAAAGAAGGAAACTGA